A genomic stretch from Terriglobus sp. RCC_193 includes:
- a CDS encoding SpoIVB peptidase S55, giving the protein MAQGTLGPTVVDVILPRRATLAAVALAAVLPMAIAAAQNAVQPPLHADPFPLSEVHRGLHGTAWTVFEGTDPEPMDVEILGRLKDAIGPGQDMILARLHGAKPEFTGVVAGMSGSPVYIDGKLLGALAYRIGQFSKEPICGITPIGSMFQVRDLPTLAPPTIATPLSKASVSESSPEIHAIDTPLVFSGFSPDTVAKYADNFRAIGLEPVSGIGSASPETHQPQPIVPGSAVSAILARGDLNVAATCTVTYVDEKQLLACGHPITQYGNISIPMTKSEVIATLASPMNAFKIVNSTETVGSFTQDRANAVAGTFGRTARMIPVSVDISPEDGSGLPAQSLHFEVLDNRQLTPQVMLAAVYQSLNQNNTAANQMSLRLTGDIALEDAEGRPGTVHLASTFAASDNQPAAQLATLSFAQKFLAVFGNDLAQPKITGIQLHAIAVPRRESAELETARLSTNEAQPGDTIQVEATIRPFQRQSRVVRIPITLPTTLTPGPLRIFVSDGPSLDRLLTPPPAAGSVNLGVQDTVAQLNRTHSNDRLYVTLLDHQTQAVTAAAALPSLPPSIANVLQPMRGTRQITFTSETAAEAGSAPAEAQFSGAEVLTVRIR; this is encoded by the coding sequence TTGGCACAGGGTACACTTGGCCCTACTGTGGTAGACGTGATTCTTCCCCGAAGGGCTACGCTGGCAGCGGTCGCACTGGCTGCCGTTTTGCCTATGGCAATCGCTGCGGCACAAAACGCCGTACAGCCGCCCCTGCACGCCGATCCGTTCCCTCTCTCCGAGGTCCATCGCGGCCTGCATGGCACTGCGTGGACTGTCTTTGAAGGCACTGACCCCGAACCTATGGACGTCGAAATCCTGGGTCGCCTGAAAGACGCCATCGGCCCGGGACAGGACATGATCCTTGCACGCCTCCACGGCGCCAAACCGGAATTCACTGGCGTCGTTGCAGGCATGAGCGGCTCGCCCGTTTACATTGACGGCAAACTCCTCGGCGCGCTCGCCTACCGTATCGGCCAGTTCAGCAAGGAACCCATCTGCGGCATCACACCCATCGGCAGCATGTTCCAGGTGCGCGACCTGCCAACGCTTGCACCGCCGACCATTGCCACGCCACTCAGCAAAGCCTCCGTCAGTGAGTCCAGTCCGGAGATCCACGCCATCGACACGCCGCTGGTCTTCAGCGGATTCTCTCCGGATACCGTCGCAAAATACGCAGACAACTTTCGTGCAATCGGCCTCGAACCCGTCAGCGGCATCGGCTCCGCATCGCCGGAAACACACCAGCCGCAACCCATCGTCCCCGGCTCAGCAGTTTCCGCAATCCTTGCGCGCGGAGACCTCAACGTAGCCGCCACTTGCACCGTCACTTACGTCGACGAGAAGCAACTCCTCGCCTGCGGTCATCCCATCACGCAGTACGGCAACATCTCCATCCCCATGACGAAGTCCGAGGTGATCGCCACACTCGCCTCTCCGATGAACGCCTTCAAAATCGTCAATTCCACGGAGACCGTCGGCTCGTTCACGCAGGACCGCGCGAATGCCGTCGCTGGCACCTTCGGCCGCACCGCTCGCATGATCCCTGTCAGCGTCGACATCTCACCGGAAGACGGCAGCGGCCTGCCCGCGCAATCATTGCACTTTGAAGTGCTGGACAACCGCCAACTCACACCGCAAGTCATGCTGGCCGCTGTTTATCAGTCGTTGAACCAGAACAACACCGCCGCCAACCAGATGAGCCTTCGCCTTACCGGCGACATTGCGCTGGAAGACGCGGAAGGCCGCCCCGGTACCGTGCATCTGGCCAGCACGTTCGCCGCCTCAGACAATCAACCCGCGGCACAGCTTGCCACACTTTCCTTCGCGCAGAAATTTCTCGCCGTCTTTGGCAACGATCTGGCACAACCCAAAATCACCGGCATCCAGCTTCACGCCATTGCCGTGCCGCGCCGTGAATCTGCTGAATTGGAAACCGCGCGCCTCAGCACCAATGAAGCGCAGCCCGGCGATACTATCCAGGTGGAAGCCACCATCCGCCCGTTCCAACGCCAGTCCCGGGTAGTGCGCATCCCCATCACACTGCCCACCACGCTCACGCCCGGCCCGCTGCGCATCTTCGTCAGCGACGGCCCTTCGCTGGACCGCCTGCTCACGCCGCCACCCGCCGCTGGCAGCGTAAACCTCGGCGTGCAGGATACCGTCGCGCAACTCAATCGCACCCACAGCAACGACCGCCTCTACGTCACGCTGCTCGACCACCAGACGCAGGCCGTCACCGCCGCCGCCGCTCTGCCATCGTTGCCGCCTTCCATCGCCAACGTGCTGCAGCCCATGCGCGGCACACGCCAGATCACCTTTACCTCTGAAACCGCCGCCGAAGCCGGTTCCGCACCTGCGGAGGCGCAATTCTCCGGCGCGGAGGTTCTCACCGTTCGCATCCGGTAA
- a CDS encoding FtsX-like permease family protein, translated as MRFELFIAARYLRAKRRQAVIGVITAISVAGVAAGVASLIIALAITNGMRRDLQSRLLGSTAHVDLMRVAGDGIRDWRPLLERLRQAPHVTAAAPGLYGQVLISRGPRSGGGLIKGVVPAEEKTVSDLLQSVKTGSASALESTGPMVLPPIVFGSDLAETIGAGVGDTVLVTSPQGELTPLGIVPKYQRFQLVGIFHSGFYQYDSSYAFTRLVDAQRLFSEPDLISVISFKVDDMYRAREIGKDLEAAAGQGFQATNWIDQNRELFRALSLERIVTFIVIALIVCVAALNILIALTMLVMEKTRDIAVLMSFGVRPEQVRRIFLAQGLLISLTGTVIGLVLGYSLSWVGGHYHFIQLSAEVYSIDYLPFAPRVMDGVLVATVSLAVSLLATLYPSGSAAKILPAEALRYE; from the coding sequence ATGCGCTTTGAGCTTTTTATTGCCGCCCGTTACCTGCGTGCCAAGCGGCGGCAGGCGGTCATTGGTGTGATTACGGCGATTTCTGTGGCCGGTGTGGCTGCGGGTGTAGCGTCGCTGATTATTGCGCTGGCCATCACGAATGGGATGCGGCGGGATTTGCAGTCGCGGCTGCTGGGGTCGACGGCGCATGTGGACCTGATGCGCGTGGCGGGAGACGGTATCCGCGATTGGCGTCCGTTGCTGGAGCGGCTGCGGCAAGCACCGCATGTAACAGCGGCGGCTCCGGGATTGTATGGACAAGTGCTGATTTCGCGCGGGCCCCGGTCGGGTGGTGGATTGATCAAAGGCGTGGTTCCGGCGGAAGAAAAGACCGTCAGCGATCTGCTGCAGTCTGTGAAGACCGGAAGTGCATCGGCGCTGGAGAGCACTGGTCCGATGGTGTTGCCCCCGATTGTTTTCGGTTCGGATTTAGCGGAGACGATTGGCGCGGGTGTGGGCGATACCGTACTGGTGACGAGTCCGCAGGGTGAGTTGACGCCGCTGGGAATTGTGCCGAAGTATCAGCGGTTTCAGCTAGTCGGCATCTTTCATTCCGGCTTTTACCAGTACGACTCCAGCTATGCGTTCACGCGACTCGTGGATGCGCAGCGGTTGTTTAGTGAGCCGGATCTGATCTCCGTCATTTCGTTCAAGGTGGACGATATGTACCGCGCTCGCGAGATTGGAAAAGATCTGGAAGCGGCTGCAGGGCAGGGCTTCCAGGCGACGAACTGGATTGACCAGAACCGTGAGCTGTTCCGTGCGCTTTCGCTGGAACGCATCGTCACGTTCATTGTGATTGCGCTGATTGTGTGCGTGGCAGCGTTGAATATTCTTATTGCTCTCACCATGTTGGTGATGGAGAAGACGCGCGACATTGCCGTGCTGATGAGCTTTGGTGTGAGGCCGGAGCAGGTGCGGCGTATCTTCCTCGCACAGGGATTGTTGATTTCACTGACTGGAACGGTGATTGGGTTGGTACTTGGCTATTCGCTGTCGTGGGTCGGTGGACATTACCACTTCATTCAGCTTTCGGCGGAGGTGTACTCGATTGACTATCTGCCGTTTGCGCCGCGAGTGATGGATGGGGTTCTGGTGGCGACGGTTTCGCTGGCAGTTTCGTTGCTGGCTACGCTGTATCCGAGTGGGTCGGCGGCGAAGATTCTGCCTGCTGAGGCGCTGCGGTATGAGTAG
- a CDS encoding alpha/beta hydrolase has product MRIVAVMLALISVAGVAQTAAPVAAPAQNAVPSGFTASFPPDPGKTLLPLPEGHTWTPLWPNGAPGQQGNDVIDIPAVSVFLPKENPTHSLVVVAPGGGYVHLAMKHEGYDICQWLNDHGVAAVLLRYRLGPKYHHPIELGDAQRAIRFARSHAAEWGVDTSHIGMWGFSAGGHLTSSAGTHFDAGNPSATDSMERVSSRPDFLMLAYPVISWDPAVMHAGSKKYLLGDNPDPATVTLMSSELQVTAQTPPTFLFSTTDDKTVPIANSLLFYSALVKAKVPVEMHIFRHGAHGAGLAPTNPELSVWPDLLLKWLKENGWAQ; this is encoded by the coding sequence ATGCGAATTGTTGCTGTGATGCTTGCCCTTATTTCGGTTGCGGGTGTGGCGCAGACGGCTGCGCCGGTTGCTGCTCCTGCTCAGAATGCAGTTCCCTCGGGCTTTACCGCGTCCTTTCCGCCTGATCCGGGAAAGACGTTGCTGCCGTTGCCTGAGGGGCATACGTGGACGCCGCTCTGGCCGAATGGTGCACCGGGACAGCAGGGGAACGACGTTATCGACATCCCAGCAGTGAGCGTGTTCCTGCCGAAGGAGAATCCCACGCACTCGCTGGTGGTAGTGGCCCCGGGGGGTGGGTATGTTCATCTGGCAATGAAGCATGAGGGGTATGACATTTGCCAGTGGCTGAACGACCACGGCGTAGCCGCTGTGCTGCTGCGCTATCGGCTCGGGCCGAAGTATCACCATCCGATCGAGCTTGGCGATGCGCAACGAGCGATCCGGTTTGCGCGTTCACATGCAGCGGAGTGGGGCGTGGATACGTCTCACATTGGAATGTGGGGCTTTTCGGCGGGTGGGCATCTGACATCGTCGGCGGGAACACATTTTGATGCGGGCAATCCTTCGGCGACCGATTCGATGGAGCGCGTGTCGAGCAGACCTGACTTCCTGATGCTGGCGTATCCGGTAATTTCGTGGGATCCGGCGGTGATGCATGCGGGATCGAAGAAATATCTGCTGGGAGACAATCCTGATCCTGCGACGGTGACGCTGATGTCGAGCGAACTGCAGGTGACGGCGCAGACGCCTCCGACTTTCCTGTTCAGCACAACCGATGACAAGACGGTACCGATTGCTAACTCACTTCTTTTCTATTCGGCACTGGTAAAGGCGAAAGTACCGGTTGAGATGCACATTTTTCGTCACGGGGCTCATGGTGCGGGGTTGGCTCCGACGAATCCGGAGTTGAGTGTCTGGCCGGATTTGTTGTTGAAGTGGTTGAAAGAGAATGGCTGGGCGCAGTAG
- a CDS encoding RecQ family ATP-dependent DNA helicase has product MQPSTPSPDLESLLHSVFGFREFRASQQAVCEATTKGRDVLLVMPTGAGKSLCYQLPAIARGGTALVISPLIALMDDQAHKLTSLGLQVGRIHSGLDREASRQVCRDYLDGKLQFLFIAPERFRVPGFGAMLAKRKPSLIAIDEAHCISQWGHDFRPDYRNLAAHLDALRPAPIIALTATATPQVQKDIVTELALNNAAEFIQGFRRTNLAVEVVEVSKPRRTEMARKLLSESTSRPAIIYAPSRKDAETIAGELNRDFPTATYHAGLEPGTREKVQRGFLDGKLEVVVATIAFGMGIDKADVRTVLHMAMPSTVESFYQEIGRAGRDGNPARSVLMYSFADRRMHDFFLERDYPPTDTLSRIATALQTEPIHADDLRIKLRLDLDVFGPALDKLLAQGAAQIDMGGNVTRAENPSPAWMARYNTQVSFRRGQIDAMMRFASAAECRMSALIRHFGDMSDNRVCGLCDFCSPERASSQTFRDPSISELREMHRILRELAASPHGKSTGKLHTELYSRDELNRKELDVLLDALGRAGYLTLEAATFVNPEGKEISYRRALITHEGREANDGEPITGIQMRDVTETAALPSKRSRSQSKSAASGSRSKSQKSEQENTPLTADQKIADAALRAWRADEAKKMKKPAFVIFSDRTLRQIVLDTPRSVEDLEDVSGIGAAKAARWGDAIIAVLHGELPLHTTERTAQPNAQSHSSADESAQASSSAPVEKKTDSTRNFTPTPMRPSTLSYMR; this is encoded by the coding sequence ATGCAGCCGTCCACCCCATCTCCGGACCTCGAATCGCTCCTCCACAGCGTCTTCGGATTCCGTGAATTCCGAGCCAGCCAACAGGCCGTCTGCGAAGCGACCACCAAAGGTCGCGACGTCCTTCTGGTTATGCCGACGGGCGCAGGCAAAAGCCTCTGCTATCAACTCCCCGCTATCGCACGCGGCGGCACGGCACTCGTCATCTCGCCGCTGATCGCGCTCATGGACGACCAGGCGCACAAGCTGACTTCGCTTGGATTGCAAGTGGGTCGCATCCACTCCGGCCTCGACCGCGAAGCCAGCCGTCAGGTCTGCCGCGACTACCTCGACGGCAAACTCCAGTTCCTTTTCATTGCGCCCGAGCGCTTCCGCGTTCCCGGCTTCGGTGCGATGCTTGCCAAGCGCAAGCCCTCACTCATCGCCATTGACGAAGCCCACTGCATCTCGCAATGGGGCCATGACTTCCGTCCTGATTACCGCAACCTCGCCGCCCATCTCGACGCCCTGCGCCCCGCGCCCATCATCGCGTTAACCGCGACCGCAACGCCGCAGGTGCAGAAGGACATCGTCACCGAACTCGCGCTGAACAACGCCGCGGAATTTATCCAGGGCTTCCGCCGCACCAACCTCGCCGTAGAAGTTGTGGAAGTCTCCAAGCCACGCCGCACCGAGATGGCGCGCAAACTCCTCAGCGAATCGACAAGCCGCCCCGCAATCATCTACGCACCATCGCGCAAAGACGCGGAGACCATCGCCGGCGAACTCAACCGTGATTTCCCCACGGCCACCTATCACGCTGGCCTGGAACCCGGCACGCGCGAGAAGGTGCAGCGCGGCTTCCTCGATGGAAAACTCGAAGTCGTCGTGGCCACCATCGCCTTCGGCATGGGTATCGACAAAGCCGATGTGCGCACCGTGCTTCACATGGCCATGCCCTCCACCGTCGAGAGCTTCTATCAGGAGATCGGCCGCGCCGGACGCGACGGCAATCCAGCGCGTTCCGTCCTGATGTACAGCTTCGCCGACCGCCGCATGCACGACTTCTTCCTGGAGCGTGATTACCCTCCCACGGACACACTCTCGCGCATTGCCACTGCCCTGCAAACCGAGCCTATCCACGCCGACGACCTCCGCATCAAGCTCCGTCTCGACCTTGATGTCTTCGGCCCTGCATTGGACAAACTGCTCGCACAGGGTGCCGCGCAGATCGACATGGGCGGCAACGTCACCCGCGCAGAAAATCCTTCACCTGCATGGATGGCTCGTTACAACACGCAGGTCAGCTTCCGCCGCGGCCAGATCGACGCCATGATGCGTTTCGCCTCCGCTGCTGAATGCCGCATGTCCGCACTCATCCGCCACTTCGGCGATATGTCAGACAATCGCGTCTGCGGCCTCTGCGACTTCTGTTCGCCCGAACGCGCTTCCTCGCAAACCTTCCGCGATCCCTCAATCTCTGAGTTGCGCGAGATGCATCGGATCCTCCGCGAACTCGCCGCTTCACCCCACGGAAAATCCACCGGCAAGCTGCACACTGAGCTCTACTCGCGCGACGAACTCAATCGCAAGGAACTCGACGTCCTGCTCGACGCCCTGGGCCGCGCCGGCTACCTCACGCTGGAAGCCGCAACCTTCGTCAATCCCGAGGGCAAAGAGATCAGCTATCGCCGCGCCCTCATCACGCACGAAGGCCGCGAAGCCAACGACGGCGAACCCATCACCGGCATCCAGATGCGCGACGTCACGGAGACTGCCGCCCTGCCGTCCAAGCGTTCCCGCAGCCAATCCAAAAGCGCAGCCTCTGGCAGTCGCTCCAAATCGCAAAAGAGCGAGCAGGAAAACACCCCGCTCACCGCTGACCAGAAGATCGCCGACGCAGCCCTCCGCGCCTGGCGCGCCGATGAAGCAAAGAAGATGAAGAAGCCGGCATTCGTCATCTTCAGCGACCGCACCCTCCGCCAGATCGTCCTCGATACACCGCGCTCCGTCGAAGACCTGGAAGACGTCTCCGGCATCGGCGCAGCCAAGGCCGCCCGCTGGGGCGACGCCATCATCGCCGTTCTCCACGGCGAACTCCCGTTGCACACAACGGAGCGAACGGCGCAACCAAACGCGCAGTCACACTCCTCAGCGGACGAATCCGCTCAAGCGTCCTCTTCTGCACCGGTGGAAAAGAAAACTGATAGCACACGCAACTTCACGCCTACGCCCATGCGTCCATCCACGCTCTCCTACATGCGATAA
- the pdxS gene encoding pyridoxal 5'-phosphate synthase lyase subunit PdxS codes for MADLPCSNGNHASTGLRLKTGLAEMLKGGVIMDVMNVEQARIAEEAGAVSVMALERVPAMIRAEGGVARMANPKLIKEIIATVSIPVMAKARIGHFAEAQILQQLGVDFIDESEVLTPADDTFHIDKHAFTTPFVCGARNLGEALRRIAEGAAMIRTKGEPGTGDVVHAVQHMRTMVREIKQIAVMGDDELYNAAKTHGAPYELVRLVKELGKLPVPNFSAGGIATPADAALMMQLGAETVFVGSGIFMKERATPLDVENNAKEREEAVSRATAIVQAARHFDDPKILAEVSEQVLGSMKGLAALAIEEKELMQTRGW; via the coding sequence ATGGCTGACCTGCCCTGTTCCAACGGTAACCACGCGTCAACCGGCCTTCGGCTCAAGACTGGCCTCGCCGAGATGCTCAAGGGCGGCGTCATCATGGACGTCATGAACGTTGAGCAGGCTCGCATCGCCGAAGAAGCGGGCGCCGTCTCCGTCATGGCGCTTGAGCGCGTCCCTGCCATGATTCGCGCCGAGGGCGGCGTGGCCCGCATGGCCAATCCCAAGCTCATCAAGGAAATCATCGCCACCGTCTCCATCCCGGTCATGGCAAAGGCGCGCATCGGCCACTTCGCCGAAGCGCAGATCCTGCAGCAGCTCGGCGTGGACTTCATCGACGAGAGCGAAGTCCTCACTCCTGCCGACGACACCTTCCACATCGACAAGCACGCCTTCACCACACCTTTCGTCTGCGGCGCTCGCAACCTGGGTGAAGCGCTTCGCCGCATCGCGGAAGGCGCAGCCATGATCCGCACCAAGGGCGAACCCGGCACCGGCGACGTTGTCCATGCCGTGCAGCACATGCGCACCATGGTCCGCGAGATCAAGCAGATTGCCGTCATGGGAGACGACGAGCTGTACAACGCCGCCAAGACCCACGGCGCGCCCTACGAACTTGTCCGTCTGGTCAAGGAACTCGGCAAGCTGCCCGTCCCCAACTTCTCCGCCGGTGGCATTGCCACCCCGGCAGACGCGGCTCTCATGATGCAGCTCGGTGCGGAAACAGTCTTTGTCGGCAGCGGCATCTTCATGAAAGAGCGCGCTACCCCTCTGGACGTGGAGAACAATGCCAAGGAGCGCGAGGAGGCCGTCAGCCGCGCCACCGCCATCGTGCAGGCAGCCCGTCACTTCGACGATCCCAAGATTCTTGCGGAAGTCAGCGAACAGGTTCTGGGCAGCATGAAAGGCCTTGCCGCCCTCGCCATCGAAGAGAAGGAACTGATGCAGACCCGCGGCTGGTAG
- a CDS encoding TIGR03435 family protein, which translates to MRFSLSVPFRSVVLACSSLLPVASVTLPVAAAQTASQVKLDGTWQGAVRQPNGTDNRWVVKIEKAANGWKGTMWFIDQKSPAIPIEKVAFSDGTLSLNIERVFITYEGKISPDGNTIAGTRTQGDNKVPLIFVRATPETAWTIPEPPPPQPRMDPNATPSFEVATIKPQAPGDKGFAFLLNHGNFIGKGLTLEKMMTISLNLNSAQIVGLPDWATQDKYDIDAKPDTPGQPSLKQFMGEVAKLMTERYGLKYHVEKRIMTAYSLTLAKGGIKMKPAPTGSGDIPGFGLPPGRLIINNATMKEFCGLLQSDILDHPVVDQTELGATRYGGMLKYQMDDNQLIKMGLKAQPQADNGDAPPPLITALSEEFGLKLESGKMPVDVIVVDSVSKPTPN; encoded by the coding sequence ATGCGCTTTTCCCTATCCGTACCGTTTCGTTCGGTAGTTCTCGCCTGCAGCTCGTTGCTGCCCGTAGCCTCGGTGACGCTGCCGGTTGCCGCGGCGCAGACAGCGTCACAGGTAAAGCTCGATGGCACATGGCAGGGTGCGGTGCGACAGCCCAACGGCACGGACAATCGATGGGTCGTAAAGATCGAAAAAGCGGCCAACGGCTGGAAAGGAACCATGTGGTTCATCGATCAAAAGTCACCGGCGATTCCGATCGAAAAAGTCGCGTTCAGCGACGGAACACTGAGCCTCAACATCGAACGTGTCTTCATTACCTACGAGGGCAAGATATCGCCAGATGGAAACACCATTGCTGGCACGCGCACGCAGGGCGACAACAAGGTGCCACTGATCTTCGTGCGGGCTACGCCGGAAACAGCGTGGACCATCCCTGAACCTCCACCGCCCCAGCCCAGGATGGATCCCAATGCCACCCCATCCTTCGAAGTCGCTACCATCAAGCCCCAGGCGCCCGGCGACAAGGGTTTTGCATTCCTGCTGAACCACGGGAACTTCATCGGCAAGGGACTCACCCTTGAAAAGATGATGACCATCTCGTTGAACCTGAACTCCGCACAGATTGTGGGTCTGCCGGACTGGGCCACGCAGGACAAATACGACATCGATGCTAAGCCAGACACGCCCGGCCAGCCTTCCCTGAAGCAGTTCATGGGCGAGGTCGCAAAACTCATGACGGAACGCTACGGCCTGAAGTACCACGTCGAAAAACGCATCATGACGGCCTATTCGCTGACACTGGCCAAGGGCGGTATCAAGATGAAGCCCGCACCCACGGGCTCCGGCGACATCCCAGGCTTCGGCCTTCCTCCCGGACGATTGATCATCAACAATGCAACCATGAAGGAGTTCTGCGGCCTTCTACAGTCCGATATCCTCGATCATCCAGTCGTGGACCAAACGGAGCTTGGCGCCACGCGCTACGGCGGGATGCTGAAATACCAGATGGATGACAATCAACTGATCAAGATGGGACTGAAGGCTCAGCCACAGGCCGACAACGGTGATGCGCCGCCACCGCTGATCACAGCACTCTCCGAAGAGTTCGGCCTAAAGCTGGAATCGGGCAAGATGCCGGTGGATGTGATCGTGGTGGATAGCGTTTCAAAGCCAACGCCAAACTAG